The nucleotide window TACGGGTGCTGCTCCGGTCATCGCGCGGGCTGCCCGCGATGCCGGCATCCTGACGGTCGCGGTCGTCACCAAGCCTTTCACCTTCGAAGGCCAGCGACGGATGAAGACGGCAAACGAAGGCATCGAGGCGCTGCGCGATGCGGCAGATACCGTCATCGTTATTCCCAACCAGAACCTGTTCCGCATCGCCGATGCCAAGACCAGCTTCGCCGATGCCTTCATGATCGCCGACCGGGTGCTTTATTCAGGCGTCGGCTGCATCACCGATCTGATCGTCAAGGAAGGTCTCATCAACCTCGATTTCGCCGATGTGAGATCGGTCATGCGCAACATGGGCCCGGCAATGATGGGCACCGGCGAAGCCTCCGGCGATGGTCGCGCGCTTGCGGCCGCCGAAGCAGCGGTTGCCAACCCGCTGCTCGACGAGATCTCGATGAAGGGCGCCAAGGGCGTGCTGATCTCGATTTCCGGCGGCACCGACATGACCCTGTTCGAGGTCGACGAAGCGGCAAGCCGTATCCGCGACGAGGTGGAAGTGGATGCCGACATCGTCGTCGGCGCGATCTTCGATCCCAATCTCGACGGCAAGTTCCGCGTCTCTGTGGTTGCGGCCGGCATAGGCGACCGCCGGCCGGTCTGAAGACCGGTATCGACGTATTCCGCTACATTGCTCTAGGCGGCAGTGATGCTCGCTTTCGTCGCGACCGTCTTTTCCAAAACAGTCGCGTCGGTCGAATGCGACCAGGAATTTTCCTCGGACCTATCTCAAGCCTGTATTCATGTGAGTTTGGCTAGGCGGGTGTCCGCATTCTCAGCTACGCCCGCTCTTGCTCATCGGCATCCTGTCGATGAGACCAAACACGGTCGCGTCCGTGATGACATCCTGGCTGCGCAGCTTGATCCCGCCGTCCTTTCCGACAAGGACGGCCTGAAAGCCGCCGCTTGTTATGTCGGCCTCCCGCCGCAACTGGCGCGCATCGATCTTGCTGGAATTGCCGTAGATCGGTCTGATCTCGTCACCAATGACCGATATGACGACCATGTCGCGAGCGGCCAGATTGCTCTGTCTGCCTTTGAGGAGTTGCACTTGGCTTGCCAGTTTCTGGTTACCTGACGTGCCGAACAGGATCAGCACACGATTCTTCCACGCGTATTGGGACAGACTTTCCATCGCAGAGGCCTGGCTGGTAACGGCAAGAACGGCGATAGCCGTCGCGAAAAGGATCTTTTTCATTGTGAACTTCCTCCAAAGACGGAGAACGTAGTTGCACTCACGGTGTTCTGTCACAACGACGTGATTGCTCGCAAAGGGCTAGAAACTGCATTACCGCGCCGGAACGGGTGCCTCGGGAGTCGGATACTCCAATTTCTGCAGCGCCGGTCCGAAAGCTAGATCATCCGTTTCGGATCGAGTTGCGTTTGAAACGGATGCAGGTCGCGACTGGGCGAGATACGGCTCGGATCGCCCGCATCGAGAAGGACGTGATGGCGGTCCTCTGTCGGAGACGCTCCATAGACCTCCCTGTAGCGCTGGAGGAAATGCGAATAGGAGCTGAAGCCGCATCTGCTGCTGATCGTGGCAAAGTCCAGATTGCTCGCCTTGACCAGTTTGCGCGCGCGCGAAAGACGTATCTTCCGGTAGTAATCAGCCATCGTGCAATCGAACGCTTCCGCAAAGAGGCGATCGAGATGGCGTCTCGAAACCTTCGCCTTGGCCGCAATCTCCCCGATGCTGAGAGGTTCCTCGATCGCAGCCTCCATCTCGCGACAGGCATCGCGGACCACCGGCTGCAGACCATTATAGGCCGAGGTGAAAAGATCGTCCTGCGGTGCGCTGACGTCGCGACGATAGGGATAGATGATGATGTTGGCGACGCGGGCAGCCACCAATGCTCCCAATTGCTTGGCGATCAGATGCAGCATCATGTCGATGCATGCGGACCCGCCGGCACAGGTCATGCGTCGGTCGGAAAAGGTAAAGACCCGCCGGACAAAACTTACCTTGGGAAACAGTTGGGCGAAAAGTGGCAGGTTGTTGAAATGGGACGTTGCCGTATGGCCGTCCATCACGCCGGCCTTGGCCAGATGATAGACACCGCTTTCAATAGACCCAAGCGTCTTGCCGTGCCGGTCGTAGCGGCGCAGCAGGCTGAGAGTGCTTTCCTGCTGGTAGGCATCGTGACTGAAGCTGGAACTGACGATCAGCGCATCAAAACCCTGAAGATCTGACACATGTCCCGACGTATCGAGACCGAGACCCGCGCTGGATCTCACCGGCGTCTCCATGTCATGCACGAGAACCCATTCGAAAGGCGGCTCGGTATAGAGAGAGTTTGCCACCCTCAGCGTCTCGATCGCCGATATCACGCCCAGCATCTGGAAATTCGGTAACAACAGGAATGCCAGTTTATACATCATACCCGCCCGTTCATGTCGGGCGAGTATTGCTGCCGCGCGCCCGCTTTTCCAGTCCGAAAGTGCGGGGCGCCAATTCGGTCATAGCTGGAATGTCGCCCAGCGCCATTCGGCAAGACGCGCCTGGTTGATACTGATGCCAAGCCCCGGCCGATCGTTAACCGGGATGCTGCCGTTCCTGACCGTATCCTCGATCGGGTCTTCGACGAAATCGACATGGCCCGGAATGCGTGCCCAGTAGGGGAAATGCTCCTGAATGTAGAAATTCGGGACGGATGCCGAGAAATGCATCCCGACGGCCGTCGATACGGCGGAGGCGCAGATATGCGGCTGAACCTTCAGGCTGTAGGTTTCGGCCATGGCGGCAATCCGCCGGGCTTCCATCAGGCCCCCCGTATTGGCGATATCCGGCTGCAGGATGTCGACTGCCCGTGATTCGAGAACGTCCCGGAAGTCATAGCGCGTATAAAGCCTTTCGCCGACGGCAATGCTCTGCTCGATCGAATTCGCGAGCTTGACCAGGGCACCGGTATCGCCAGGGACAGCCGGCTCTTCCACATAGGTTATGTCGTATTCCGCGACCCGGCGGCAGAAGCGGATCGTGTCGTCGAGCGAGAGCCCGGCCGACAGATCCAGCATGATCTCGACATCCGGCCCGACAGCCCGACGGATTTCGGAGATGTTATAGAGCGCTCGGCGCACGACGTCCGGATCCGAGCAGGCACGGAAAGAAGGATGCCTCAGACGTCCCTCGGGCAGAATCTTGACGAAGGGGTAGAATTTCAGGGCCTTGTAGCCGTCCTTTGCAGCCTTCTCGGCCGCAGCCGGCAGGTCCGCATCCTTGGTCGCGCCAAAATACCAGCCATTGGCATAGGCTCTCAGATCATCATGGATGCGACCGCCGAGCAGTTCGTAGACGGGTACGCCGAGCGCCTTGCCCTTGATGTCGACCATTGCCTGCTCGATCGCGCTCATGGCCGAAAACGCCACGGCGCCTCCACCTTTTGCCCAGAAGCCGTGGTCGTAAATCTCCAGCCACAGACGTTCGGAGCGGAACGGATCAACCCCGCCCTGCATGTAGCGTTCGATAATATCCTTCAGCATGCCGGCCGCCGCCGTGCCGCCGATGCCGTAGGCCACGCCCGCCTCGCCTATGCCGACCGTGCCGTCGTCGGTAATGAGTTCGAGAATGATCGGCCTGATGCCGCCGCTTTCGATGAGGTAAATATTGGCAGTCTTGATCTTCAAGTGCATCTCCAATGCGGGTCTAGAGCGTTTGGCAAAGACGTGTGGCATCCAGGATCGCCGCATGGATGTCACGCGAGGATACGGCGTCGCCGATCCGGTAAAGGAGCCAGCCATTCTCATCATGATCGATCAGAGGCTGAGCCTCACCGGCAACGAAGGCATCGAGATCGATGATGCCCTGGTTGAGGGAGTTGGGTGCAAGAGCATGATAGAGATCGTCGACCGGAAGCGTGCCGCGCTCGACGACAACTCGGTCGCATTCGACCTCCTCCACCTCCAGCGTGTATTCGTTGATCAACGTCGCAACCAGATGGTTGCCGCGGCGCTCCACCGAGCCCAGCCGCTTGTCGGGGCGCAGGTCGGCTCCGATCTTGTAGAGGCCCCGCATGGCGAACGGCCGGTCCAGGTAGCTCATTTCCTTGCCCGGAGCGCTATCCGGTGTGACGTAAATCACCTGTGCCCCACGCTCGCCGATCGTCTGCGCGCCGATAATGCCACTCAACGTGCCAACGGCATCGAAGAAAAGCACCTTGCCGGTCATCGTTCCCCGGTTCTCGGTGACTTCCCACAGGGTTTCGACATGCTCGGCTCCGCCGATCTCGTTTTCCATGTTGTCCGGCATGCCACCGGTCGCCAGGATGACGATGTCTGGGGAAGTTTCAGCGATCATCTCTTCGTCGGCGAAACAGTTGTAGCGGATCTCTGCTCCAAGACGCGCAAGTTCGCTCACCCGCCAGTCGACAATGCCGATCAGGTCCCGACGGCCGGACAGGCGTGAGGCAAGCAGCAGCTGGCCGCCAGCCTGCGGCGCCGCTTCCAGCAACGTGACGACATGGCCGCGCTCCGCCGCGACGCGGGCAGCTTCCAGCCCTGCCGGCCCGGCGCCGACCACGGTCACACGCTTCTGTATTTCGGACCGCTCGATCATGTGAGGCAGTTGCTTCTCCCGCCCGATCGATGCGTTGTGGATACATCTGCGCTGCCACGAACAATAGGTGGCGCCGACGCAGGGACGGATCGTCTCCTCCTGCCCTTCAGACAATTTGCGGGCGATATGCGGGTCGGCGATATGCGCCCTGGTCATTCCGACGAGATCGACGAGCCCTTCGCCCACCGCATGCCGTGCGGTTGCAAGATCCGTGATCCGGGCCGCGTGGAATGTCGGCAGACCGACATGCTTGCGGAACGCGGCAATGAAGGGAAGCTGGGGCGCAAGCCGAACGGCCATCCCCGGCATATATTCGGCCAAGCCGATTTCGGTATCGATGCGGCCATAGGTGAGGTTAAAGAAATCGACGAGGCCAGACTGCTCATGCAGTCGGCCCATGGCGAGATATTCCTCGTCGCTCATCGCATCGTCATGCCCCTCGCCGACCGCCATGCGCAGGCCGACAAGAAAGCGATCACCGACCTGGCGGCGAATTTCCTCCAATATTCGAAGACCAAAACGGGCACGGTTTTCCAGCGACCCGCCATATTCGTCGGTTCGCTGATTGATCGTCGGCGACCAGAACTGGCCGACGAGATGGCCGTGGACATGGATCTCAAGCCCGTCCAGGCCGCCTTCGCGACATCGCCGCGCCGCTTCGCCGAATTCCAGGATGACGCGCTCGATATCGTGCCGCTCCATCGCCTTGGTGAAGCCGCGATGCGATGGCTCGCGATAACGGGACGGCGATATCGTGGGCAGCCAATTGTCCGAACGCCAGTGGCTGCGGCCACCAAGATGGGTGATCTGGCACATGATGGCCGCACCATGCTGATGGATACGTTCGGAGAATTCACGGAAATAGGGGATAATCCTGTCGTGGCCGACAGACAACTGGCCGAAGACGGAGCCGGAATCCGGCGACACGTTCGACGAGCCGCCGAACATGGTAAGGCCGATGCCGCCCTTGGCCTTTTCCTCATGATAGAGCTGATAGCGCTCCTTCGGCATGGCATCTTCACCGTAACTGATCGCATGGCTTGTGCTCATGATGCGATTGCGAAGGGTGAGATGACCGATGCGAAGCGGTTGAAGCAGCGGATCGCGAGACCGGCTCGGAGAGGGATCGCTGGACGGAAATGTAGATTGCGCCTGCTGGGGGATCATGGGGCTCACGGCGGTTTGGTGGCTGACGCCCGGGCTTCCCGGTGCTGTCTTGCATCTAAGCCTGTCTGCAATGGTGGACCGGCGGATAGCTGGAATTCGGACATATCGCATGCCCATTTTGGACATTGGCAGCGACTTCAACCCAAACTGGCGCCTGCCATCAGCAGTCGAATGGCCGACGCGAAAATGTCCAAATTAGGAAGTCATCACGTCCAAAATGGGACTTTCGTTCGTCAATCTTTTTTCCAAAGATCATCGTCAAGAGCGATGCAAGACTGACGGTCGCACCAGACGCCCGAAACACCCGATAACGGGCATCGACGCACAAAAAGCACCAAAAATCTACGGCAAGCCGTCTTGATTGACGGGAGGCCTTGCCGTGGCAATTCATAAAAAGGGAACCACAGAATGACCAGTTCAAAGCTTCCGCCTGGCAGTCCCCTGATCGATCCCAATACGCTGATCGGCTGTTCGATGAGCCGCCGGATGTTTACCGGCGGCCTGCTCGCCGGCGGCTTGGCCACGATGATGGCGCCCGGTCTTGGTTACGCCCAGGCGGTCGAGACCCCCAAGCGCGGCGGCTCGGTCAAGCTCGCACTCGTTCAGCAAACCTCGACGGATACCTTCGACTCCGCCCGCTACGACAAGGGCAACGACTATATCCGCGGCACCTCGGTCTATAGCTATCTGACGACGATAGACCGCGGCGGCGCGCCGCAGCCCGAGGTGGCCACGCAATGGGAACCGAATGCCGATGCCACCGTCTGGAACTTCAAGTTCCGTCAGGGCATCACCTTCACCGACGGCAGCGCGCTGACGGCAAAGGACATTGCCTTCTCGATCATGCGCCACAAGGATCCAGCAGTTGCTTCGACCGCAAAACAGCTGGTCGGCAACATCCAGTCCGTCGATCCCGACGGCACCGATGGCTTCACCGTCAAACTGGCGACGCCTGATGTCGATCTGCCGATCCTCGTTGGCCTCTTCCAGTTCGCTCTGGTCAAGGCGGGCACAACCGACTTCTCCAAGCCGATCGGCACCGGCGCCTTCACCGTCGAGGACTTCCAACCGGGACTGAGGACGGTCCTGGTCAAGAACCCCAACTACTGGAAAGAGGGCCAACCATATATCGACCGGTTCGAAATGTTTCCCATTCCGGACAATGCGGCCCGTGCAAACGCCCTCCTCTCCGGCGATGTCGACATGGTTCTGGAGCTGCGCGGCAACGGGATTCAGGATGTCGAAGCCTCGAGCGTCGCCGATGTGTTCGTCACGGAAAGCACCCGCTTCACCGCCGTCCAGGCGCTGATGAACCAGCTTCCCTCGTCCAATGTCGACCTCACCCTTGCCATTGCTCATCTGATCGATCGCAAGAGACTGCTCGACACGGTCATTCGCGGATACGGGACGATTGCCAACGATCAGCCGATCGGCCCGTCGAGCCCGCTCTACAATCACGACCTGGAGCAGCGCGGCTATGACCTCGACAAGGCCAAGTATCACTTCCAGAAATCGGGGATAGGTCAGGCGCCATTCGAAGTCTCCGTTTCCGACGCCGTGCTCTATTCGGTGGATCTCGGCCAGCTTATTCAGCGCGAGGCGAGCCGCGCCGGGATGAAACTGTCCATCCGTCGCGAACCATCCGAAAGCTACTGGTCGGCAGTGGCGGGCAAAAAGCCCTACGCGACGACCAATTTCCACCCGCGCCCGACTTATGGGATGCTGCTCAACCTTGCCTGGCGAAAGGGCGCAGTCTGGAACTTCTCGCACTATGAGAATGACAAGCTGGAGAAACTGATCGTCGAATCCGGCTCGACCCTGGATATGGGGTTGCGCAAGGAGCAATATGCCGACATCCAGACGATCCTCCACAATTCGGGTGCGATCATCATCCCCTGCTTCCTCAACTACGTCGACGGCGTATCCAAGAAGATCAAGGGCATGAAACCGCTGCAGATCGGCAATCTCGGCGGCTTCAACTTCACAGACAAGATCTGGATCGACGCCTGATCGGTACCAACACCCGCGGGCGCTCAGCCGGCGGGTGCCTTTCCGTAACCGTGAGGGGGGCGTAAATGCCGCTTGCAATCTTTATCGTCCGTCGCCTGATCATCATCCTGGCCTTGTTGCTGGCCGTCTCCATTCTCGTCTTCGTCGGATGCGAAATCCTGCCCGGCGATGTCGCACAGGTGGCACTCGGACAGTTCGCCACCCCGGAGAATGTCGCGGCTCTCAGAGAGCAGCTCGGCCTTAATGAGCCAGCAGCCTGGCGATATCTGAACTGGCTCGGAGCGCTCGTCCTGCACGGCAACTGGGGAACGTCTATCGTCAGCAAGCTGCCGGTGACCGCGATGTTGTCGGAGCGGCTGGGCAATACCCTGATGCTGGCAGCCTTCACCACGGTAATTGCCGTCCCGACTGCGATTGCACTGGGTATCGCCATGGCGATCAACAACGGCGGCCGTACCGATCGCGTGCTGACAATGATCGTACTCGCCTTTTCCGCGGTGCCGGAATTTCTGGTCGCCTCCGTCGCGGTCCTGTTCTTCGCCCTTCACCTGAAATGGCTGCCGACGATCTCCTACCTCAATCCCGGAATGGGCTTCTGGGAGACGCTGGAGGCCATGATCCTGCCCGCCGGTACACTTGCCGTCGTCGTCAGCGCGCAGATTGCCCGCATGACCCGCTCCATCATCATGAACATCGTTGCCTATCCCTATATCGAGATGGCGATGCTGAAGGGTGTTCCCGTCTATCTGGTCGTCATCCGGCATGCGCTCATCAATGCGATAGGCCCGATCGTCAATGTGGTGGCGCTCAACATCGCCTACATGGTTTCGGGCATCCTGGTGGTGGAAACGGTCTTTGCCTATCCGGGCCTCGCCCGCTTGATGGTCGATGCGGTCCAATCCCGCGATTTCCCGGTAGTGCAGGCCTGCGCTCTCATTTTCTGCGGCAGCTACGTGCTGCTGATCCTGCTTGCCGACATTGTGGCCTCGCTTTCGGACCCGCGCTCGATGCCGGCCAGAGCCTGAGATCCGGAAAAGGAGTAGAGGCATGACCCTCACCTTGAGCACCAATGACGATTTTCGGCCGGACCGTTCCGGGCCGCTGCGTTCGCTGACTTTCATCCTGGCGGCGACGGTCATCGGCGTGATGATCTGCGCAGCGCTTCTCTCCATCGTCTGGCTGCCGCATGATCCGACGGACTTCGTCACCGACGAGCCTTTCGCCCCGATCGGCCCCGGCCTGTGGCTGGGCTCCGACTATATGGGCAGGGACGTCCTTTCCAGATTGCTGGAGGGGACCCGACTGACACTCGGCATGGCCCTGAGCGCCACCGTGCTTGCCCATCTGATCGGCAGCAGCCTCGGCCTTGTGGCTGCGGCCCGAGGCGGTGCGACAGATATGGCTCTGTCGCGCATCGTCGACGTCATCCTGTCCCTTCCGAAGGTCATTGTCGGACTGGTGGTCGTCGCCGCTCTCGGACCTTCGATCTGGGTCATCGTCATTATGGCAGCCATCGTCTATTCGGCCGGGGTATTCCGCATTGCGCGGGCCTTAGGTGCAGACCTGGCGCGCCTGGAGTTCATCGAGATCGTGAAATCGCGCGGCGAAAATCTGGCCTGGGTGATTTTTGGCGAAATGCTGCCGCACGTGATCCGCCCGCTGGCCGCCGATTTCGCCATCCGGACCAGTTTCGCGATCCTGTTCATGTCCAGCCTCAGCTTTGTCGGGCTCGGCGTACAGCCGCCGCTGACCGACTGGGGCGGCATGGCGCACGAAAATCTCGATGGACTGTCGACCAACCCATGGGCGGCACTCGCTCCATCGATTGCGATCGCACTCGTCTCGATCAGCCTCAACCTGCTGGTCGATGCGACGGAAAGGAAGATGAAATGGTGAGCCTTTTCGCAACGATGCAGGATGGGGCCAGCGCTTCCGCCGCGCCAAGAAGTGCCGGCAGTACAACAACCTCCTCCGCACCAGTGGCGGGTGCTGCGAAGGATAGTGTCGCCCTTGAACTCACGGATATCAGGATCTCCACGCTAGCGGGGCATGATGTTGTTCGCGGCGTAAGCCTGCAGGTCAATCGCGGCGAGGTCCTTGCGGTTATCGGAGCATCCGGGTCCGGCAAGACGACACTTGCCCTCACAGCGCTGGGACGACTGCGCCCCGGCCTGGTGTTCAGAAGCGGATCGGTTCGCGTCGGTGGCACGGAGATTGTTGCGGCACCGAGGGGCATGCTCAATCGCATGCGCGGACGCGTTGTTTCCTACATCGCACAGAGCGCGTCGGCGTCATTCAACCCTCGCATTCGCCTCGGCAGGCAGGTGACGGAATCGGCCCTTCTTCATCGAAGCCAGAACCGAAGCGAGGCGGATGCCGTTGCCAGGAGAAACTTCGATCTGCTGAGCCTGCCCAGCCCCGAAAAGATTGCCCAGCGTTTTCCGCATGAAGTTTCCGGCGGCCAGTTGCAGCGCTTCATGATCGCCATGGGCATGCAGGAACAGCCATTGATGCTGATCTGCGACGAACCGACAAGTGCGCTCGACGTCACCACGCAGGTCGAGGTCATCGCCGAACTCAAGCGGGTCATCAAGGCCCGCAATACGGCAGCCTTGTTCATCAGCCACGATCTGGCGGTTGTCGCACAGCTGGCCGACAGGATCGCCGTCATGCGGGATGGCGCACTCGTGGAGATCGGTACGACAGAAGAGATCCTCGAGGCGCCGAGAGAGGACTATACCCGCCAGCTTCTCGATGCCTGTCGCCATTTCCCCCCTGCGTTTTCCGGCAAGGCACTTCAAACGGACGAAAGCGGTCCGCCGGCGATCGTCGCCGAGGATGTCGTTGCCGGCTATGGCATGACGCGCGATGGCGAACCGGTTGTGACCACCCTTCACGGCACCTCGGTTGCAGTCAGACGCGGAGAAGTCGTTGCATTGATCGGTGAGTCTGGCTCAGGCAAATCGACCTTTGCGCGCGTCATCGCCGGGCTTTTGCCGTCTCGCTCAGGCACGGTGACGCTCGACGGGCAAGTGCTGTCGCCGGCAATCGCGACAAGGGACCGCGACCAGCGTCGCAAGATCCAGCTGGTTTATCAATCAGCAGATACCGCCCTGAATTCGCGCCAGACCGCCAGGCAAATACTCGGGCGGACCCTGACATTCTACCAGGGTCTGAAAGGGCGCAGGCGCGAGGAGCGGACCATCGAGTTGCTCGACCTCGTCCATCTTTCCGCCCGCTATCTCGACAAGAAGCCGTCCGAGATGTCCGGCGGCGAGAAGCAGCGCCTGAACCTTGCCCGCGCGCTCGCCGCGGACCCCGAGGTGCTGATCTGCGACGAGATCACCTCCGCTCTCGACACAATCGTCGCGGTCGGCATTACCGACCTCATCGCCGATCTCAGCCGGCGTCTGGGGCTCGCCGTACTCTATATCAGCCACGACCTTGCGACGGTGGCGTCGCTTGCCGACAGGGTGGTTGTGCTGAAAGCCGGGCGGGTCGTCGAAACCGGGGCAACCGAGACGGTGCTGACATCTCCAGAACATCCCTACACACGGCTGCTTTGCAGCTCCGTGCCGCAATTGCGCATCGGCTGGCTCGAAGAGGCAGAGGCGGTGCGCAGATCGTTTGAGACATCACTTTGAGGCCGCGCGAACAAGCGGGATATGGAACATGACAGCTCAGCCTATCATCGACGGCAAGAAATACGACGTAATCGTCATTGGCGGGGGAGCTGCCGGCGCAGCGTCCGCGCAGAATCTTGCCGCAGCCGGATACGAGACGCTGCTGGTCGACCAGGGGGACTTTGCATCCGGCACATCCAGCCGGTCTAGCCGCCTGCTCTATTGCGGACTTGCCTATTTCTCACCGGATTACGAATTGTGGCGCTTCCTCTATCGCCCACGCGATCTGTTTACGCGCATCCGCATGGCGCGTCTTTCCATGAGGAACAGGACCCACATTGCCAGCACCATGCCGGAACGGGTCAACCCCTACACCTTCTTCTTTCCCGTCGAGAAAAAGGGGAAATATGCCGGCTGGAAGGTAGCGCTCGGTTATCGCGCCCTCAGCCTGTTCGGCTCGCGCAAAGCGCCGCTCGGCTACCACCACCTCGAAACCGAAAAGGCGGCCTCCAGGCACGGATTGGTGCGCCATATGGAGAAGTCCAAGCTCTCCGGCCTCGCCTGTTTCCGTGAATACCAGTACAACTGGGCGGAGCGGATATGCATCGATACCGTGATGGATGCCGAACGCTGCGGCGCGACGATCGCAAATTACACGCAGGTTACCGCAATCGACCGAGCGGGAGACGACTGGCGCATCACCCTTGCCCCGGCAGGCCATCCGGGCAAGGCACCGAAGCCGGCCTCCAATGCGACCATTCAGGTCTCGGGCAAGATCCTGGTGAACACCGCCGGACCATGGGCTGACCGTGTGTTGAAGAAGGCAATCGCTTCACCCAAGAAGCACCTTGTCGGCATCAAGGGCGTCAACGTCGTGGTTCGCCTGCCGGATGATTGCCGCGGCCAGGGGATGGAGACGATCAGCTCGATTGACCAGCCTTTCTACCTGATGCCGTGGGGCGATTACCATTTCTTCGGCCCGACGGAGACCATCTATGAAGGCCCGCCGGAAGACGTCCGCGTGCTTGACGAGGAGATAGATTTCATCATCGCGGAAGCAAACCGGGTCTTCCCCAAGCTCAATCTCACACGCAAGGATGTCGTCTATAGATGGTGTGGCGTGCGTCCGCGCACCTCGGACACCGGCAAGATGGGGGTAAAGTCCTTCACCATGCACGACATGGCTGCCGAGGGCATGCCGAATGCACTGACGATCACCGGTACGCCGATCATGGTCCACCGGCATGCGGGCCGCAAGGTTGCGGCCGAAGTCGCCCGCAGAATAAGCCCTTCCGGCCGGGCGCGGCCGCTTTCCTATGCCGCGCGCCTGCTTCCGTCCGGCGATGGGCCGAAGATCGGTGGCGTGCCGGTGGAAAGCCTGCGATTTGCGGCGGCGAACGAACATGTCCACACCCTGCTCGACCTGATGTTCCGACGCGTCAACATGGGATGGCAGGGGGACATGGGCATTCCGCATGCTCGCGCGGTGGCACAGTCCGTTGCGGATATCCTCGGCTGGGACGAGCAAAGGATCGATGAAGAGGTCGATGCCTACCGCGCCTACGTTGCAGATCATTTCGATCCGCGCATCCTGAAATCGCCTGCCGCCGACTATGCGGAACAGACAGCATGAAGGGTCGCAATCTGAGAATGGTCGATGCGGAAACGGTACACCGTGTCGCCAAATGGGAAGGGCTGATCGAAACGATGCGGCAATGCCATGTCGGACAAAAACCGATGGGAAGCCGCCTGCTGATGACGCAGCCTCGCGATGGCGGCCAGCCCGACGCTCTTATCCTCGTGCCGGCCTGGCAGGAAGGAGAGGCGATCGGGGTAAAGCTCGTGACCTCCTTTCCGCAGAATACCACACGCCATGGCCTGCCGACGGTCGACGCACTCTATGTGCTTTTCGACCCGAACACCGGCAAGCCATCCACGATCATCGATGGCGAGGCGATCGTCTTCCGCAAGACGGCCTCCGACACCGCGCTCGGCGTCAAACTACTCTCGTCACCCTCCGCAACGCGCCTGCTGATGGTGGGAGCGGGTGCACTGGCCCCCTACGTCATCGAGGCGGTACGTGCCGTGCGGTCAGGCATTCGCGAAATCGCAATCTGGAACCGCACACACGAGCGCGCCGTCGAACTTGCCGATCAGGTCGGCAAGTCGGCCAATGTGAGCGCGCGTGCCGTGGGCGACCTGTCGGAGGCGTTGGGCTGGGCGGATATCGTCATTTCTGCGACCATGTCCGAAAAGCCGCTGATCGCAGGTGCGCGCCTCAAGCCGGGCGCCCATGTTGGGCTGATCGGTTCCTTCACGGCCGGCATGCGGGAGGCTGACGACGATCTGATGCGGCGTGCGGCGATCTATGTCGATGATCTCAGCGCGATCGAAAAAACCGGCGAATTCATTGAGCCCATTTCACGCGGCGTAATCTCGGCAGATGATGTCCTCGGCGACCTTTTCGCGCTATGCCAGGGCCGTTGCCCGCCTCAGCATGCAGACACCGTCACGGTGTTCAAGAATGGTGGTGCGGCACATCTCGATCTGTTT belongs to Neorhizobium sp. NCHU2750 and includes:
- a CDS encoding FAD-dependent oxidoreductase, which produces MTAQPIIDGKKYDVIVIGGGAAGAASAQNLAAAGYETLLVDQGDFASGTSSRSSRLLYCGLAYFSPDYELWRFLYRPRDLFTRIRMARLSMRNRTHIASTMPERVNPYTFFFPVEKKGKYAGWKVALGYRALSLFGSRKAPLGYHHLETEKAASRHGLVRHMEKSKLSGLACFREYQYNWAERICIDTVMDAERCGATIANYTQVTAIDRAGDDWRITLAPAGHPGKAPKPASNATIQVSGKILVNTAGPWADRVLKKAIASPKKHLVGIKGVNVVVRLPDDCRGQGMETISSIDQPFYLMPWGDYHFFGPTETIYEGPPEDVRVLDEEIDFIIAEANRVFPKLNLTRKDVVYRWCGVRPRTSDTGKMGVKSFTMHDMAAEGMPNALTITGTPIMVHRHAGRKVAAEVARRISPSGRARPLSYAARLLPSGDGPKIGGVPVESLRFAAANEHVHTLLDLMFRRVNMGWQGDMGIPHARAVAQSVADILGWDEQRIDEEVDAYRAYVADHFDPRILKSPAADYAEQTA
- a CDS encoding ornithine cyclodeaminase — its product is MKGRNLRMVDAETVHRVAKWEGLIETMRQCHVGQKPMGSRLLMTQPRDGGQPDALILVPAWQEGEAIGVKLVTSFPQNTTRHGLPTVDALYVLFDPNTGKPSTIIDGEAIVFRKTASDTALGVKLLSSPSATRLLMVGAGALAPYVIEAVRAVRSGIREIAIWNRTHERAVELADQVGKSANVSARAVGDLSEALGWADIVISATMSEKPLIAGARLKPGAHVGLIGSFTAGMREADDDLMRRAAIYVDDLSAIEKTGEFIEPISRGVISADDVLGDLFALCQGRCPPQHADTVTVFKNGGAAHLDLFVAQHILAVLNGNQTVAMSDRVPN